In the genome of Xanthocytophaga agilis, one region contains:
- a CDS encoding c-type cytochrome yields MFRNYLSLKLLSIALMTLMTTACSGDKDTKESDLKQVSTGNPKLDKLKLPDGFRAEHLYSPSEKKQGSWVSMTFDSKGRMIASDQYGSLYRLQLPPVGDTAQPKVEKLIIGNQPDTIVSMGYAQGLLYAFNSLFVMVNSRGTASDENKEFDKLSGLYRLEDTDGNDQFDKITLMKQLNGDGEHGPHSIKLSPDGKSLYIVAGNYTNVPEMDAYRLPHNWQEDNIFPLIKDPRGHANDRMAPGGWIAKVDPVTNRWELISAGFRNTYDIAFDDRGELFAYDSDMEWDFGMPWYRPTRILHVTSGSEFGWRTGNSVWSPMYPDNLPSILNIGQGSPTSLEYGRKSHFPEVYQKSLFAFDWSFGIIYAISIEPNGATYNSKGEEFVSGSPLPLTDGVFGPDGSLYFLTGGRRLDSDLYRISYTDAKNKPADNTVVAELNEDTRLRRSLEQYHGKPQPGAVEAAWPNLKHKDRYIRYAARIAIEHQPVSEWQQRALNETDAQTVIESMIALARQGKKDTKTAVLEALIRIDYSKLSEQQQVDLLRAFELVFARMGKPEGKIKEEVVKYLNPHYPAQTNTVNRSLSKVLVYIEAPGAVEKTLALLEKAKDDASEKTVSNSSDLILRNPQYGLDIAGMLAKVPPAQQTYLATVLSTAKTGWTPELYEKYFAWFKKAFGYKGGMSYIGFINKARESALASVPKNKFEHYNKLSGGDLITQSGNELATLVSPKGPGRDWSVEEAKAIIDSGLINRNFENGKNMFAAVLCQSCHAMRGEGGTIGPNLTQLGTRFSTDDMLEHIIDPNKEVSDQYASTVYTLKDGSSVLGRQTNENKSTFFISQNPFAPDVIREIPKKDVVSVKIARSSIMMPGLINRLNPEELKDLLAFLMAGGNKESPVYTKNNQTAQRK; encoded by the coding sequence ATGTTCAGAAACTATCTGTCCTTAAAGCTACTATCCATTGCATTAATGACCCTCATGACCACCGCATGCAGTGGGGATAAGGATACAAAAGAATCAGACCTGAAGCAGGTTAGCACAGGAAATCCTAAGCTTGATAAACTTAAACTACCTGATGGTTTCCGGGCAGAACATCTGTATAGTCCTTCGGAGAAGAAACAAGGTTCATGGGTATCAATGACTTTTGATTCCAAAGGTCGTATGATTGCTTCCGATCAGTATGGAAGTTTATATAGGTTACAATTACCGCCTGTTGGTGATACAGCTCAGCCAAAGGTAGAAAAGCTCATCATTGGGAACCAACCCGATACGATAGTTTCCATGGGGTATGCGCAAGGACTGCTGTATGCTTTTAACAGTTTGTTTGTAATGGTCAACAGCCGGGGAACAGCTAGTGATGAAAACAAAGAGTTTGATAAGCTGAGTGGCCTTTACCGACTCGAAGACACCGATGGCAACGATCAGTTTGATAAAATCACACTGATGAAGCAGCTCAATGGGGATGGAGAACACGGACCACACAGTATTAAACTTTCGCCTGACGGCAAGTCGCTGTATATAGTGGCAGGTAACTACACCAATGTTCCTGAAATGGATGCCTATCGGTTGCCCCACAACTGGCAGGAAGATAATATATTTCCCTTGATTAAAGATCCCAGAGGTCATGCCAACGACCGGATGGCGCCCGGTGGCTGGATTGCGAAGGTAGATCCCGTCACAAACCGCTGGGAGCTGATTAGTGCAGGATTTCGAAATACCTATGATATTGCTTTTGATGATCGGGGTGAATTGTTTGCTTATGACTCCGATATGGAATGGGACTTTGGTATGCCCTGGTATCGGCCAACCCGCATTCTGCATGTCACCAGTGGCAGTGAGTTTGGCTGGCGTACAGGCAACAGTGTATGGTCTCCGATGTATCCTGACAACCTGCCATCTATTCTCAATATTGGACAAGGCTCACCCACCAGTCTGGAATATGGCAGAAAGTCTCATTTTCCGGAAGTCTATCAGAAATCGTTGTTTGCCTTTGACTGGAGTTTTGGCATTATCTATGCAATTTCAATTGAACCCAATGGTGCTACTTATAATTCAAAAGGAGAAGAGTTTGTTTCCGGATCTCCCTTGCCTTTGACTGATGGTGTCTTTGGCCCGGATGGTTCTCTGTATTTTTTAACGGGAGGGAGAAGACTGGATTCGGATTTATACCGGATAAGCTATACAGATGCTAAAAACAAGCCAGCTGATAACACTGTGGTTGCTGAGTTAAATGAAGATACCCGATTACGAAGAAGCTTGGAGCAGTATCATGGAAAGCCACAGCCTGGTGCTGTAGAGGCTGCCTGGCCTAATCTGAAGCATAAAGACCGATATATTCGCTATGCTGCCCGCATTGCCATAGAACACCAGCCAGTAAGTGAGTGGCAGCAACGAGCCCTGAACGAGACTGATGCCCAAACAGTGATTGAATCCATGATAGCACTAGCTCGTCAGGGCAAAAAGGATACAAAGACTGCCGTGTTAGAGGCACTTATCCGCATTGACTACAGTAAATTATCTGAACAGCAGCAAGTGGATCTGTTACGGGCCTTTGAGCTGGTTTTTGCCCGGATGGGAAAGCCAGAAGGCAAAATAAAAGAAGAGGTAGTGAAGTATTTAAATCCGCATTACCCCGCTCAGACAAATACAGTGAACCGTTCACTGAGCAAGGTGCTGGTGTATATAGAGGCACCTGGAGCTGTAGAAAAAACATTGGCTTTGTTGGAAAAAGCAAAAGACGATGCTAGTGAGAAAACGGTAAGTAATTCTTCCGATCTGATCCTAAGAAATCCACAGTATGGATTAGACATTGCCGGAATGCTGGCTAAAGTACCACCTGCCCAACAAACCTATCTGGCTACTGTGCTGAGTACAGCAAAAACAGGCTGGACTCCAGAATTATACGAGAAGTATTTTGCCTGGTTTAAGAAAGCATTCGGGTATAAAGGTGGCATGAGCTATATTGGCTTTATCAATAAAGCACGTGAGTCAGCTTTAGCCAGTGTACCTAAAAATAAGTTTGAGCATTACAATAAATTATCTGGTGGGGATCTCATCACTCAGTCAGGGAATGAATTGGCTACTCTGGTTTCACCCAAAGGCCCCGGTAGAGACTGGAGTGTAGAAGAGGCCAAAGCTATTATAGACAGTGGATTAATCAATCGGAATTTTGAAAATGGAAAGAACATGTTTGCTGCTGTGCTTTGCCAGTCCTGCCATGCCATGCGGGGTGAAGGTGGAACTATTGGCCCTAACCTGACACAGTTAGGTACCCGGTTTTCTACAGACGATATGCTGGAGCATATCATTGATCCCAACAAAGAAGTTTCGGATCAGTATGCATCTACTGTATATACCTTGAAGGACGGCAGTTCTGTTTTGGGTCGCCAGACCAATGAAAATAAGAGTACGTTTTTTATTTCCCAAAACCCTTTTGCACCTGATGTAATCCGGGAAATTCCCAAAAAGGATGTGGTCAGTGTTAAAATTGCCCGTTCTTCCATTATGATGCCTGGATTAATTAACCGACTCAATCCGGAAGAATTGAAAGACCTGCTGGCTTTCCTGATGGCAGGAGGTAATAAAGAAAGTCCGGTATACACAAAAAATAACCAGACAGCCCAACGTAAATAG
- a CDS encoding DUF1080 domain-containing protein: protein MIKRIKLPLYLATAILSVLLAGMGKTPVFSQTKTDKSSPKKDKEGFVSIFDGKTLNGWEGDASYWRVENGSLIGEIIPDKPLKTNSFIIWRGGKPEDFELKGQFRITKSGNSGINYRSEQLPQIPFALKGYQADIDGNNHYTGQNYEERARTTLAYRGQKTTINPLEHPSANLSDDVENNAWKGLHVTDSIGTAASLKNVVKSEDWNEIRLVIRGNHLQHYINGVLISDVTDNDTANRKMSGLLGMQVHVGPPMKVEYRNLRLKGL from the coding sequence ATGATAAAAAGAATAAAACTACCTCTCTATCTGGCAACGGCTATCCTTAGTGTGTTGCTGGCTGGAATGGGTAAAACTCCTGTTTTTAGCCAAACTAAGACAGACAAATCAAGCCCGAAAAAAGATAAAGAGGGTTTTGTATCCATATTTGATGGAAAAACACTCAATGGTTGGGAAGGAGATGCTAGCTACTGGCGAGTAGAAAATGGGAGTTTAATAGGTGAAATCATACCTGACAAACCGTTGAAAACTAACTCATTTATCATCTGGCGAGGTGGAAAGCCTGAAGATTTCGAGCTGAAAGGGCAATTTCGGATCACAAAATCCGGTAACTCAGGCATTAATTACCGGAGTGAGCAACTGCCGCAAATTCCCTTCGCCCTCAAAGGTTATCAGGCCGATATTGATGGAAATAACCACTATACAGGTCAAAACTATGAGGAACGGGCCAGAACAACATTGGCTTACCGGGGTCAGAAAACAACTATTAATCCGCTGGAGCATCCCTCTGCAAATCTGTCGGATGATGTAGAAAACAATGCGTGGAAGGGTCTACATGTAACAGATTCGATTGGTACAGCAGCATCTTTGAAAAATGTCGTCAAAAGCGAGGACTGGAATGAGATTCGTCTGGTAATCAGAGGGAACCACCTGCAGCATTACATCAATGGGGTGCTCATCAGCGATGTAACGGACAATGACACGGCAAATCGTAAAATGTCAGGACTACTGGGGATGCAGGTGCATGTGGGTCCACCCATGAAAGTAGAATACCGTAATTTGAGGCTGAAAGGATTGTAA
- a CDS encoding peroxiredoxin family protein, with amino-acid sequence MSKNANSRSISSTQKGYLAPLFAGMTLNQDSIKLSDYRGSYTLLYFWNSTCGASTFRLEETIVPLVNKINSSQPRLKVLGVALDFPEAVSSYIKQKKLTGLKWLLLLIALLKSYIK; translated from the coding sequence TTGAGTAAAAATGCAAACTCAAGAAGTATTTCTTCTACCCAAAAAGGATATTTAGCCCCTTTATTTGCAGGAATGACTCTAAATCAGGATTCAATAAAATTGTCTGATTATAGAGGATCATATACATTACTATATTTTTGGAATTCTACCTGTGGCGCCAGTACTTTCCGATTGGAGGAAACAATTGTACCATTAGTAAATAAAATAAATTCTTCTCAGCCTAGACTAAAGGTTTTAGGAGTTGCTCTAGATTTTCCAGAGGCTGTTTCTTCTTATATAAAACAAAAAAAATTGACTGGCCTCAAATGGTTGCTTCTGCTAATAGCCCTATTAAAGAGTTATATAAAATAA
- a CDS encoding MutS-related protein: protein MDLYHQKIAQYQSTLTKTEAELSRLSLLRIAVFLASAIVVVILANNRALAPLLIVAPICLVALGIMIKRYNALLYVKKQTAFLKEVNEQEAARSSNRLSDFPTGDIFVNREHPYAADLDVFGKHSLFQLINRTTTESGSMRLAEWLSEPAANTIILERQQAVKELTPKLEWRQDFQAAGMHHQNAKSDYAKLLTWVEKPEVLLPHRTKHLVTAISLGVLTAVATIYALANIFSSTALLDMVPLLVLLMINFFVLKKVGPLAEETIDNTHQNVKILAGYQALITRIETEQFHARLLVQLHSVFSQNNYSAAQEIDKLKNILDVFKLRGTRANPVGRNPFYTVYFNTFWLLDIYLILQTEKWKHKNRIFLKEWISSVSEFEVLNSIAGFAYSNPSFTFPQIQDELYVIEFTTLGHPLLPTERRICNDFTLKGRGEIAVITGSNMAGKSTFLRTVGLNLVLALMGAPCCAQSGRVSNMMLFTSMRTQDNLEEGVSSFYAELKRIEQLLKLLEQQQPLFFLLDEIFKGTNSQDRYRGGVSLIRQLNELNAFGIISTHDLELAKLAANHMIVANYSFNSAIREGKMIFDYTLTEGICTDFNASELMKKSGIRILSDIEQL from the coding sequence ATGGATCTATATCATCAAAAGATTGCTCAGTATCAGAGTACTCTTACAAAAACGGAAGCAGAATTAAGTCGTCTTTCTTTGCTACGGATAGCTGTTTTTCTGGCTTCTGCCATCGTTGTGGTTATACTGGCAAACAACAGGGCGTTAGCTCCACTACTCATTGTGGCTCCGATTTGTTTGGTTGCGCTGGGTATAATGATTAAACGTTACAATGCATTGCTTTATGTGAAGAAGCAAACAGCCTTTCTTAAAGAAGTGAATGAGCAGGAAGCTGCCAGGTCAAGCAACCGATTGTCTGATTTTCCCACAGGAGATATCTTTGTAAATAGAGAACATCCGTATGCTGCTGATCTGGATGTTTTTGGGAAACATTCCCTTTTTCAACTGATCAATCGGACAACAACCGAATCCGGAAGCATGCGTCTGGCTGAATGGCTATCCGAACCCGCTGCGAATACTATTATTCTGGAAAGGCAACAGGCTGTAAAAGAACTGACTCCAAAGCTGGAATGGCGACAGGACTTCCAGGCAGCAGGTATGCATCACCAGAATGCAAAAAGCGATTATGCCAAACTGCTTACCTGGGTAGAAAAACCAGAGGTATTGCTTCCTCATCGAACGAAACATTTGGTGACGGCAATTTCACTTGGTGTCCTGACTGCTGTTGCCACAATCTATGCACTGGCTAATATCTTTAGTTCGACAGCCTTACTGGATATGGTTCCTCTTCTAGTACTTCTGATGATCAATTTTTTTGTGTTAAAAAAAGTAGGACCTCTGGCAGAAGAGACTATTGACAATACACACCAGAATGTAAAAATATTGGCAGGATATCAGGCTTTGATTACCCGAATTGAAACAGAACAGTTTCATGCCCGACTGCTGGTTCAGCTACATTCTGTTTTTAGTCAGAATAACTATTCTGCCGCACAGGAAATCGACAAACTAAAAAATATACTGGATGTATTTAAGCTAAGAGGCACCAGAGCCAATCCGGTAGGAAGAAATCCTTTCTATACTGTCTATTTTAACACCTTCTGGCTGCTGGATATTTACCTGATCCTTCAGACAGAAAAGTGGAAGCACAAAAACAGAATTTTTCTTAAAGAATGGATTTCGTCTGTCAGTGAGTTTGAGGTTTTGAATAGTATAGCAGGTTTTGCTTACTCCAATCCTTCCTTTACCTTTCCTCAGATACAGGATGAACTCTATGTGATTGAGTTTACAACATTGGGCCATCCCTTACTACCTACTGAACGAAGAATTTGCAATGATTTTACTTTAAAGGGTAGGGGAGAGATTGCTGTTATTACCGGATCTAACATGGCCGGGAAAAGTACATTTCTGAGAACTGTTGGCCTCAATCTGGTTCTGGCTTTAATGGGTGCTCCCTGTTGTGCCCAATCCGGGCGAGTGTCTAATATGATGTTATTTACAAGTATGCGTACACAGGATAATCTCGAAGAAGGGGTATCTTCGTTTTATGCAGAGCTCAAGCGAATAGAACAATTACTGAAATTATTGGAGCAGCAGCAACCGTTATTCTTTTTATTGGATGAGATCTTTAAAGGAACCAACTCCCAGGATCGATATAGAGGAGGTGTTTCTCTAATCAGACAATTAAACGAACTCAATGCTTTTGGTATTATTTCGACACACGATCTGGAACTGGCAAAGCTAGCCGCCAACCATATGATTGTTGCCAACTACAGTTTCAACAGTGCCATTCGGGAAGGTAAAATGATATTTGACTATACACTTACTGAAGGGATTTGTACTGACTTCAATGCAAGTGAATTAATGAAGAAGAGTGGCATCCGGATTCTTTCAGATATTGAGCAGTTGTGA
- a CDS encoding GNAT family N-acetyltransferase, with the protein MNFRNPTIKDLEPIYQIESICFPPNEAASLDSFSKRLQVFPQHFWLLEDKGQLIGYINGMVTDNQTIVDEMFAQAELHNDNGTWQSIFGIAVLPEYRNNGYGGKLINLLIEKVKEQNRTGITLTCKKYLIPYYEKFGFADLGISRSVHGGEIWHDMILKF; encoded by the coding sequence ATGAATTTCAGAAATCCAACAATTAAGGATTTAGAACCGATATACCAGATTGAAAGTATATGTTTTCCTCCCAATGAAGCTGCATCCTTGGATTCTTTTTCAAAAAGACTTCAGGTTTTTCCTCAACATTTTTGGTTACTGGAAGATAAAGGCCAGCTTATTGGGTATATCAATGGCATGGTGACTGATAATCAAACAATTGTAGATGAGATGTTTGCTCAGGCAGAGTTGCACAATGACAATGGGACCTGGCAATCTATTTTTGGGATTGCGGTATTGCCAGAGTATAGGAATAATGGGTATGGGGGTAAATTAATCAATCTCCTTATTGAGAAAGTAAAAGAGCAAAACAGAACTGGCATTACATTGACCTGTAAAAAATACTTAATTCCGTACTATGAGAAATTTGGTTTTGCTGATTTAGGCATATCCAGATCCGTACATGGTGGAGAAATCTGGCATGACATGATATTGAAGTTTTGA
- a CDS encoding GH92 family glycosyl hydrolase: MSYTYLISSVCRRPTIQQIALFLVTTLIPVAIFSNGALAQTSQTDFSSFVDPNIGTAHCRWFHFTPGAIPFGMAKPAPSTNGHYGNNSGWEAVGYDFRHESIEGFANFHEFQIGGIVFVPITGKLQTIPGKLESTLEGYRSAFDRKDEHATAGYYSVVLKEYGIKAELTSTERVAFHRYTFPEGRESHILFDIGNRQGESGRVKDAKVYITPDGRIEGFVTTLPEYVQKYQPGAEVSMYFSAVVNKKPEAVGVFKGNEQQAGKTEIVGEGSGLYLTFSTKANESITIKAGLSYTSIENARLNLQTEAPTLTFDQAKMQALAKWNAYLGRIQVETPNKQDKVKFYTGLYHALLGRGLASDVNGAYPKNDGTIGQIALDKNKRPLYHHYNTDAIWGAFWNLTQLWALAYPEYYSEFVKSQLLVYKDAGWLGDGIANSRYVSGVGTNFVSLTLASAYMCGIRDFDVNMAYEASLKNEIDGNNRPRGAGKLDVERFVKYGFVNHLDTMAAPDEAWRFSGSHTLEYAFSSFAVAQWAKLLGKENDYAKLMPLSKAWEKIYDPQIQFMRPKYANGKFIDNFKPTQVWRGFQEGNAWQYTFYVPHEPESLVAKVGKERFNARLDSIFTVSQKAVFGGGKTIDAFAGLEGLYNHGNQPNLHISWLFNYSEKPSLTQKWVRAICNEFYGTEPVHGYGYGQDEDQGQLGAWYVMASMGLFDVKGLTETTPSFGIGSPLFDRIVIKLNNKYYKGKQFVIEARNNNKENFYIQSFSLNGKQLSTPFIPFSSVTNGGTLLLQMGNKPKDKQ, from the coding sequence ATGTCCTACACCTATCTTATTTCATCGGTCTGTCGAAGACCAACCATTCAACAAATTGCACTATTTTTGGTAACAACACTTATTCCGGTAGCAATCTTTTCCAATGGTGCCTTAGCCCAAACAAGTCAAACCGATTTCTCTTCGTTTGTTGATCCAAATATTGGGACAGCACACTGTCGCTGGTTTCATTTTACCCCTGGAGCTATTCCTTTTGGAATGGCTAAGCCCGCCCCTTCAACCAACGGACATTATGGTAATAATTCAGGATGGGAAGCAGTCGGATATGATTTTAGGCATGAGTCCATTGAGGGCTTTGCTAATTTTCACGAGTTTCAGATTGGCGGAATTGTCTTTGTGCCTATAACTGGTAAGCTACAAACTATTCCAGGAAAGTTGGAAAGTACACTGGAAGGCTATCGTTCTGCTTTTGACCGGAAAGATGAACACGCAACGGCTGGTTACTATTCGGTAGTATTGAAAGAGTATGGTATAAAAGCTGAATTGACATCTACTGAGCGGGTAGCTTTTCATCGGTATACATTTCCGGAAGGACGAGAGTCACATATTTTATTTGATATTGGAAATCGCCAGGGAGAAAGCGGACGTGTAAAAGATGCTAAGGTATATATTACACCTGATGGACGAATTGAAGGGTTTGTTACCACACTGCCAGAGTACGTTCAAAAATATCAGCCTGGAGCAGAAGTGAGTATGTATTTTTCAGCGGTTGTTAATAAAAAGCCAGAGGCTGTTGGCGTGTTTAAAGGTAATGAGCAGCAAGCAGGCAAGACAGAAATTGTGGGTGAGGGTTCCGGTTTATATCTAACCTTTTCGACTAAGGCCAATGAATCTATTACAATCAAAGCAGGGCTTTCTTATACTTCTATTGAAAATGCACGACTTAACCTTCAGACTGAAGCCCCTACCCTTACCTTTGATCAGGCAAAAATGCAGGCTCTTGCCAAATGGAATGCCTATCTGGGCCGCATTCAGGTAGAAACACCTAACAAACAAGACAAAGTAAAATTTTATACAGGTTTGTATCACGCATTGCTGGGTCGGGGACTAGCAAGTGATGTCAATGGAGCCTATCCAAAAAATGATGGAACCATAGGCCAGATTGCTCTCGATAAAAACAAACGCCCACTCTATCATCATTACAATACTGACGCAATCTGGGGTGCATTCTGGAACCTGACTCAGCTTTGGGCATTGGCCTATCCCGAATATTATTCAGAGTTTGTCAAAAGTCAGTTGCTTGTCTATAAAGATGCCGGATGGCTGGGTGATGGTATTGCCAACAGCAGATATGTCTCTGGGGTAGGTACTAATTTTGTCAGTCTGACATTAGCAAGTGCGTATATGTGTGGAATCCGGGATTTTGATGTAAATATGGCTTATGAGGCATCTTTAAAAAATGAGATAGATGGAAACAATCGCCCGAGAGGTGCAGGCAAACTGGATGTAGAACGCTTTGTGAAATATGGCTTTGTGAATCACCTGGATACAATGGCGGCCCCAGATGAAGCCTGGCGCTTCTCAGGCTCTCACACGCTTGAGTATGCCTTCAGTTCATTTGCTGTTGCTCAATGGGCAAAGCTGCTGGGAAAGGAAAACGATTATGCGAAGTTAATGCCATTGTCTAAAGCCTGGGAGAAAATTTATGATCCCCAGATACAGTTTATGCGCCCCAAATATGCCAACGGAAAATTTATTGACAACTTCAAACCAACACAGGTATGGCGTGGATTCCAGGAAGGGAATGCCTGGCAATATACATTTTATGTGCCTCATGAACCCGAAAGTCTGGTTGCAAAAGTTGGAAAGGAACGATTCAATGCACGCCTCGACAGCATTTTTACTGTTTCGCAGAAAGCTGTTTTCGGAGGAGGAAAGACCATAGATGCCTTTGCCGGTCTGGAAGGATTATACAATCATGGCAATCAGCCCAATCTGCATATTTCCTGGTTATTCAACTATTCCGAAAAACCTTCTCTGACTCAGAAATGGGTACGAGCTATCTGCAATGAATTTTATGGAACTGAGCCTGTACACGGATATGGTTACGGGCAGGATGAGGATCAGGGACAACTGGGAGCGTGGTATGTAATGGCTAGTATGGGACTGTTTGATGTAAAGGGTCTCACAGAAACAACACCTAGCTTTGGAATAGGCAGCCCGCTTTTTGATCGTATTGTAATTAAGCTTAACAACAAATACTATAAAGGAAAACAGTTTGTGATAGAGGCTCGAAACAATAATAAAGAGAATTTTTACATACAGTCGTTTTCTTTGAATGGAAAGCAACTTTCAACACCTTTTATTCCATTTTCATCTGTGACAAATGGAGGAACTTTATTATTACAAATGGGTAATAAACCTAAAGACAAACAGTAG
- a CDS encoding SDR family oxidoreductase: MKTVLITGANKSIGFETARQLLQQGYYVYLGCRNLQKGQQAVSQLQSEGLTQVEPIQIDVDSLESIQAARQILGQKTKVLDVLVNNAGVSGILPQPALETDINLIRQVFETNFFGVIAVTQAFIDMLKLSSEPRIVNVTSGLGSITLQNDPAWKYYQVKLAGYFPSKAALNAYTTVLAYDLRDTAFKVNAVDPGYTATDFNHHSGPGTIPDAAARVVKAATFGPDGPTGQFFSDDNSPETGISAW, encoded by the coding sequence ATGAAAACAGTACTCATCACAGGAGCCAACAAAAGTATTGGCTTTGAAACAGCCAGACAACTATTACAACAAGGATATTATGTATATCTGGGTTGCAGAAATCTGCAAAAAGGTCAACAAGCAGTGAGTCAGTTACAATCAGAAGGTTTAACTCAGGTAGAGCCTATCCAGATTGATGTAGATAGTCTGGAATCTATACAGGCAGCACGCCAGATACTTGGTCAAAAAACAAAAGTGCTGGATGTGCTGGTTAACAATGCAGGAGTCAGTGGTATCTTGCCACAACCTGCACTGGAAACAGATATCAACCTGATCAGACAGGTTTTTGAAACCAACTTCTTTGGGGTTATAGCAGTTACCCAGGCATTTATTGATATGCTAAAGCTATCTTCTGAACCAAGAATTGTAAACGTTACCTCAGGTCTTGGCTCAATCACCTTACAGAATGATCCGGCATGGAAATACTACCAGGTTAAACTAGCCGGCTATTTTCCATCCAAAGCAGCTCTTAATGCCTATACTACCGTATTGGCTTATGACCTACGTGATACTGCATTTAAAGTAAATGCTGTTGACCCAGGATATACTGCGACCGATTTTAATCATCATTCCGGTCCCGGCACGATACCCGATGCGGCTGCCAGAGTAGTAAAAGCTGCCACGTTTGGTCCGGATGGCCCTACAGGTCAATTTTTCAGTGATGATAATTCACCTGAAACAGGAATCAGTGCATGGTAA
- a CDS encoding helix-turn-helix domain-containing protein, whose protein sequence is MYLGNDIQQVPIYSLQPDDVTANKHFRMYHFEGTLPDQSELLIPHRKDYYLFVFIRKAGGRQWIDMTPYVLKHNAFYFTVPHQVIVKDSIDHLWSTGIAFTTEFLSFQENASLSNLPLIQNPRNGHELLLTETDTAFVEDILAKITSEYLHPSEWQQRMLAAYLTVLLTYLSRLYTEQFTDEDNTANKPVLQSFQAKVNESFRELHEVSDYASLLNLSAGHLSEMVKMQSGRPAIKHIHDRLILEARRLLFHTNDSLKEIAFDLGFSDASYFNRFFKRETGVTPADYRDTTRKMYQ, encoded by the coding sequence ATGTATTTAGGTAATGATATTCAGCAAGTCCCCATTTATTCTTTACAGCCAGACGATGTAACGGCCAACAAACATTTTAGGATGTATCACTTTGAGGGTACTTTACCTGATCAATCGGAACTTCTGATACCTCATCGCAAGGACTATTATCTGTTCGTTTTTATTCGAAAAGCAGGTGGTCGCCAATGGATAGATATGACACCCTATGTACTTAAACACAACGCTTTTTACTTTACTGTACCCCACCAGGTCATTGTAAAAGATAGCATTGATCATTTATGGAGTACTGGCATTGCCTTTACCACTGAGTTTTTATCGTTTCAGGAAAATGCATCCTTAAGTAATCTCCCATTGATCCAAAATCCCCGAAACGGTCATGAACTGTTACTTACTGAGACAGATACTGCTTTTGTAGAAGACATCTTGGCAAAGATCACCAGTGAATACCTACATCCCAGTGAATGGCAGCAACGCATGCTGGCTGCTTACCTGACAGTATTGCTTACGTATCTGAGTCGCCTGTATACAGAGCAATTTACGGATGAAGATAATACAGCGAACAAGCCTGTTTTACAAAGCTTTCAGGCAAAAGTCAATGAGTCTTTCCGCGAACTACATGAGGTAAGTGACTATGCATCCCTACTCAATCTATCAGCGGGACATTTAAGTGAGATGGTAAAAATGCAAAGTGGAAGGCCTGCAATTAAACATATCCATGATAGGCTGATACTGGAAGCCAGAAGGCTGCTCTTTCATACCAATGATTCCTTAAAGGAAATTGCCTTTGATCTGGGTTTTTCGGATGCTTCTTACTTTAATCGATTCTTCAAACGCGAAACAGGTGTTACTCCCGCTGACTATCGGGACACTACCCGTAAAATGTACCAGTAA